CATAATCGAAGAGTAATCAGGACTGCACTTATCATATGATCCTGAACTGAGATGTGAAGAAAAGTATTAAATTTATGAAGATTGATGCGGAAGTAATCTGTAgacaaatgtatcaaatttggaataaattttttgaaaatgtatATTCTTTACGTATCACAGTGACTATCTAATTAGAGTGAAACCATGTCGAAGAAGTAATCAGGACTGAACTGAGACGACGCTGAAGTAAGGTATAAAGAAAAGTATCAAACTCTTGCACGTTGATGCCCAACTAATATGTAGAGAAAGGTATCAGAATTGGAATCTGGACTCCAAATTGAAGATCTTTCCAGTCCTCCTTGCATGCGATTCTTATCTGCCCTTTTCTTTGCCATTTCTTAGTGTCAGCAATTGTTGTaaccttttttctttcatttgatgTGCTTTCCTTAGCTGATTGTCACCTACTTATGCTGTATACTTTGATCTCAGGTTGAGTATCGTTATTTGGCATGACACGGTTTTGAAAAAGGCAAATTGTTTATAAAGGATGATTGCGACTTATGCACAACCTCAGTTGCATGCTGCTACTCTGTGAACATCCCTtgcaaattaagaaaattttattgcttcatttacatgaaaaaaaataaattaaaaatactTCCTATTAGTCTTTAAGCCTAATTCTCCAAATAAAGTGGCTATTTAGCTATTACTGTTCATGGCGACAATACTATATAATGCATCACAATCAAGTAAAATATAATTGTttctcttcttatttttctggGTCTGTGTTAATAAAGTGCACGTACTATTTCCGTCTATTAATCTTTGTTTACTGTAAAATAAATTTTAGCTGCATCCACAAGCATATACGTTTTATATTTCTTTAGTCAAAGTTCACCTATCGTTTTTATTGAAggtctctttcttttttttattttttttcatagGAGAGGGTTGGGATTCAAGAAGTAGAGAAGAGAGAAGAGGATTTGAACCAAAACCTCTAATTTTTGGTGTATCGACCTTAATCAGAAGACAAAGTACTCTTCAACTAAAGTTCAGCTATTGTGTctttaagggttaattacaatTACATTCTTAGAGGTTTGGCCAAATTACAAAACATAATCCCTAGTTTGAATAAATTAGAGCCGAACCCCATAAATTGGCACAATGTTTGTCAAATGTTGTTGTCATGTTAATAGTCATTAGAAATGATTATCACGTCAGCAAACTATTTGTCCAAAAGCTCCACAGTAGGAATTTGGTAACTAATGTAATGACAACCACAACTAAATATTGAATATGAGCAACTTTGTCGAGAACATCTTGATCTACTGGCTAACGTTGACGTGCTAGGAATTAGAGGTTCTGGATTCTAATTCCCTGCCTCTTTGACACTTTTTAAATTTCACCCCTCTCctgttgaaaaataattttttaaaaaaaatatgaagaagTTTTTTCCATGTATGTATGTGGACAATCAAATTCCAATGTTACATAAAGAACATATTAACTTTAAATGCAAAACAGACGCTTCTTTGAATGTTGGTACATTAAGTCATAGGCGAGAAAAGACAACTTCAAAATGAGGTCCAGCTTTCACTATTCATATcatcttacaaaattttattGACCAACACCTAATTGTTCATCCAATTGTAATAGATGATTGTTGTATAAAGAAAGTGAGAGTATGGTAGTGGCTAAGATGAGTCATAAgcaaagaaaaatagaagagaGAAGAGATTTTCTTGATGTTTTCACTTCTTTCTATATCGTTTTTCAGTTGTTAGTACGTGATTGTTTGCTTTCATCTGGTGTTTGATCGTTTCCTGGACAACATTAAGAGATTTCCTTCATCGCAGCTGGCTTTCAAAGGGCTAGATCGCATGTTGTTCAAACTACAAGGTCAACTCTAAGGGAGATAATTGTACTTTTCTACAAGGCTGTTTTCTTTGGGGTTTGGAGACTCCAGTAAAAGTAATTTATTACAGACAGAAGGCTCATCTGCtaattcaatcaaactgggcTACCATAAATCTCAGACTACCGACCACTAACATTTGTAATACCATCTTTCATCACTCATTCAAGATCCAAAAGAGGTCCTTCTGTGGGCATGACTAATGTTTTTGTTGTAGGTGTGTTGGCCCATAAGGTCGGCTTTGCCCATGCACTTCCAACTTCTAAGCCTATAAGCTAGCCCATTGACGATTAGTAGTTACTGCCCATCATTGCAATGtaaaggaaaattttcaattggaGAGGGGTGATTAGTAGTTAAGAATATTCTATAACATACTATCTAACTTTcctattttctaaaaataaaattttataataatttaaaattttcaagttcatataagaaattttgaaaaaactttTAATAATCACTATGATCACGCAAAGCGGAGGGGGAAAAACACATCTTATACCTGTCTTTCTGAAAGTTGTCACCCCCCACTATTCTGTCTAGAGGCGTCGAGTTGGAATTGTCAAAAGAATTGACATCCACAAAAGGATGATTCACAAGGCAATTCCCATCTAAGTTTTTGGTAGCAACATACAGGTGGAGAGGAGTGTTTCCTTCATTATCCTGTTGGTTAATGAGCTCAGAAGCCCCGGAATTTTGCAAAACAAACTCCAAGACTTCTCCTTGTTCATGCTTTACAGCTAGGTGAAGGATATTCCGACTTTCACCCGTAATCTGAACCCAACAGTCTGGGCAATGAATTACAGCAATAAAATCTCTTCCACCAAAACTACATGTCCATGAATTACAGCAATATGTAGAGCAGTCTTGGAGTCATCATTCTTGGCATAGGCAGTAGACCTATCGGCAGACAGTAATAGTCTTGCAATTTCCTGATGATTGAATTTGGCAGCATAATGAAGTGCAGTCCACCCAAATTTATCGACATCCTTTATAAGATTAGGCAGCTTTTCCAAAATCAGCATCATGGATTCTGTAAGTAGCTAATATTTTAGCGCAACATATGAAGATATTGTTGTTCACTAGACAATTAAGATCAATTACACTACAACAACTTACATATACTGTGTAAATTAAACAAGTGTTATGATTAATGGATAAATATGTACAAACAATACAGAATACATTATTGAAGGACAAATTATATATAACCTCCCTGTGATTTCATCTATTGCCACCCCTATGgttttatgtaaagtgaaaacttgacgaAAAATAGCCTACATAATATCATTATTTGAAATATCAATAGTACATTTATTTAAATGCTAAATCAATCGATAGTTTAACCATTTTGAATAAAGTATAAGGAGATTATGTgaataaatgcaaaaatcacataAGTTAAAGTGGATATTTATACAAACCATAAGGTGGTTATAGggatattaaaattttattagacACGATTTGAAAGCGTATTCAGTATAAACGTCATAACTAATATGCATTCcgttcatttttcactttacataaaatcacAAGGGGATTATGTGGCTATTTTAAAACCTTAGGGGATCATCTgcattatataaaattatagagAGGTGATAAGTAATTTACCCATTATTAAATGGTATTTTATCAGATTAATTTTCCATAAATCCCTTTTAATGCATTAATCGCTTGTGCCATCAAAGTCGAAATTTCGTACAAGGTAAAAAATTAATTCCCCtgtatcaaaatatgaaaaaaaaaaaagaaggaacgGGAGCTTAGGTTTGTCCCTTTATTTTCGGTTGTGTAGACAATGTTAATATAAAAAATGCTTATCCATGAAGTCACCTGGAAAATTCCAAATTGCGGCAGCATGCAAGGCAGTTTTGTGTCCGGGGCCAAGATAAGATGGTGTCTTGCAAGACTCCAAAATTAGAACCATAATATTATGGCGTCCCTTCTCAACTGCCAGATACAGAGGTGTCTCCACAGCATAATTGTGGGGATAACGAAACTCAGGATCTTCTTGAACTAACAATTTGGCGATGTAATAGAAGTTGTTCCTAACTGCCTCGTGTAAAGCTGTATTTCCAGCCACACTAGCCATCCTCAGCATCCTCTTGCGCCTGTCAGAACATGGGGTAAACCAGTGTCCTGCTTCCGATTTTGCATAGTCAATTAGTGCTCGAACGATGCCCAAATGCC
This portion of the Coffea eugenioides isolate CCC68of chromosome 11, Ceug_1.0, whole genome shotgun sequence genome encodes:
- the LOC113752445 gene encoding ankyrin-3-like, which gives rise to MQAAAAQSGNWVVMESFSDDFYTQHTPVEETVLHVLAESCDSANVVQLILAGHGRLLMKLNKRGETALHLAARNGHLGIVRALIDYAKSEAGHWFTPCSDRRKRMLRMASVAGNTALHEAVRNNFYYIAKLLVQEDPEFRYPHNYAVETPLYLAVEKGRHNIMVLILESCKTPSYLGPGHKTALHAAAIWNFPESMMLILEKLPNLIKDVDKFGWTALHYAAKFNHQEIARLLLSADRSTAYAKNDDSKTALHIAVIHGHITGESRNILHLAVKHEQGEVLEFVLQNSGASELINQQDNEGNTPLHLYVATKNLDGNCLVNHPFVDVNSFDNSNSTPLDRIVGGDNFQKDSSGSYDKCSPDYSSIMTSSSISYSILIKKELEEAGATAGYQNVATVQF